A portion of the Bacillus sp. es.034 genome contains these proteins:
- a CDS encoding TadE/TadG family type IV pilus assembly protein codes for MMSRLKSLLMNEQGNIAVTAALFMVVLLGMVGLALDGGKIYAEKSSLQKALDASVLGGVQVIASKGEAEAVTVAKNLGAKNGHSLVGGTFSTTGKSIKVSQEVKVPLTFARFLGFNEATVSASAKAIAAPLKKGMRITPIAVEKDSLPSNTELKCENTGKNHGNCGYLAFDGRGASNLKDNIINGVEVSVGELGTVETEPGQKWGPVQDAFETLISRDAGKPHCQSAATADKQCARVIYIVVIDTWEGVNGRDTVNAVGLAAYWLEGMPEKKRVTGKFLKMVTQGDSDESAPDYGLYGVKLVE; via the coding sequence CAGCCTTATTTATGGTCGTTTTGTTAGGGATGGTGGGGCTTGCTTTGGATGGGGGAAAGATTTATGCCGAAAAGAGCTCCCTGCAAAAAGCCCTGGATGCCTCCGTTTTAGGGGGAGTACAGGTCATTGCCAGTAAAGGGGAAGCAGAAGCGGTCACAGTGGCGAAAAACCTTGGAGCCAAAAACGGCCATTCCCTCGTTGGAGGTACATTTTCCACTACCGGCAAATCGATAAAAGTCAGTCAGGAAGTGAAGGTTCCACTCACATTTGCCAGGTTTCTGGGTTTCAACGAAGCGACGGTTTCCGCTTCTGCCAAAGCGATTGCGGCGCCTCTGAAGAAAGGGATGAGGATTACCCCGATTGCGGTGGAAAAGGATTCGTTGCCATCTAATACGGAATTGAAATGTGAGAATACCGGAAAAAATCATGGAAACTGCGGCTACCTAGCCTTCGACGGCAGAGGGGCAAGCAATCTTAAAGACAATATCATAAACGGGGTGGAAGTTTCGGTTGGGGAACTTGGGACGGTTGAAACCGAGCCGGGACAGAAGTGGGGACCCGTTCAGGATGCCTTTGAAACCCTGATCAGCCGTGACGCCGGTAAGCCCCATTGTCAAAGCGCTGCTACGGCCGACAAACAATGTGCCCGTGTCATTTATATCGTCGTCATCGATACATGGGAAGGGGTTAATGGCCGGGATACAGTAAATGCTGTGGGATTGGCGGCCTATTGGCTGGAAGGCATGCCTGAGAAGAAAAGGGTAACAGGTAAGTTCCTTAAAATGGTCACTCAAGGAGATAGTGATGAATCGGCCCCTGATTATGGGTTATATGGTGTGAAATTGGTTGAGTAA
- the cpaB gene encoding Flp pilus assembly protein CpaB — protein MKTKRIWMWSFVFGIIAALVAYIVVIPAPAPVPASTTTAVKDDGKEKQDEKEPEVPSREMNNKMIPVAEGMRAISLKVALEQGVSGYIEPNSHIDIIAFESTIDGKTKKEMRTANVLLQNVKVLTSGKSADGPDEALRYETVTVEVTPAQGAELSLASKDKDGFYFMLRGKEDTKLEKDPISFSREVFKEGESEE, from the coding sequence ATGAAAACGAAGCGTATATGGATGTGGTCATTTGTATTTGGAATCATTGCGGCACTTGTCGCTTATATCGTCGTCATTCCGGCACCTGCACCGGTTCCTGCTTCCACGACTACGGCGGTGAAGGACGATGGGAAGGAGAAGCAGGACGAAAAAGAGCCTGAAGTGCCAAGCAGGGAAATGAATAATAAAATGATTCCCGTTGCGGAGGGTATGAGGGCAATCTCCCTTAAAGTCGCTCTGGAACAGGGCGTTTCAGGGTATATTGAGCCAAATTCACATATTGATATCATTGCCTTTGAATCAACCATTGATGGGAAAACCAAGAAAGAAATGAGAACAGCAAATGTCCTACTGCAAAATGTGAAAGTCTTGACTTCAGGCAAATCAGCAGATGGACCGGATGAAGCCTTACGATATGAAACGGTAACCGTGGAGGTAACACCTGCACAAGGGGCTGAACTCAGTTTAGCTTCTAAGGACAAGGACGGATTCTACTTTATGCTACGGGGTAAAGAGGACACGAAACTAGAAAAAGACCCAATTTCATTTTCAAGGGAAGTCTTTAAAGAAGGGGAGAGTGAGGAATAG
- a CDS encoding AAA family ATPase, whose amino-acid sequence MINWFYYSDTNTAPGDLELLLQKQSYELHQFPQWEDLIYRIKETDHSILFLKANAIYDGFELCQEISILFPHLYIILIVPDHMENARKAMNVGASNILRHSSEQGEKKEVIDQAVKYLKLRESGVNFHLAKNCKVISVCSPKGGIGRTTTAVNLAVTYAQMGKKVGMLDANLQFGDLNMHFDIRPNGTLYEWVKEEYERHSYSIDKYLVLHDSGVSILPAPLRPEFFEMITETHIEKVIEEMKMMFDILIIDIPSYLSEVHLKCLERSEECLLLVTNDLPVLKRSKLYIEALDSFQLREKIKIIHLLSKKNKQVDSTKMERILEAAVFSTLPIQEAVISQSVNLGVPVVLSHPRKPIGKSFLTLAKKLSEPTATLKQEVPPKTKKGVKQLVPMKGRV is encoded by the coding sequence GTGATTAATTGGTTTTATTACTCAGATACCAACACAGCTCCGGGGGACCTGGAGTTACTCCTTCAGAAACAGTCATACGAACTCCACCAATTTCCACAATGGGAGGACTTGATTTACCGGATTAAAGAAACGGATCATTCCATTCTATTCCTTAAAGCCAATGCCATCTATGACGGATTCGAGCTATGTCAGGAAATTTCGATCCTGTTTCCTCATCTCTATATCATTTTAATCGTGCCTGATCATATGGAGAATGCAAGAAAAGCCATGAATGTGGGGGCATCCAATATTCTTCGTCATTCCTCGGAACAAGGAGAGAAAAAGGAGGTCATCGATCAAGCCGTTAAATACTTAAAGCTCCGTGAAAGTGGAGTGAACTTTCATCTTGCGAAAAATTGTAAAGTCATATCGGTCTGCAGTCCTAAAGGAGGGATCGGTCGAACCACTACGGCAGTCAACCTGGCAGTGACGTATGCCCAGATGGGAAAAAAGGTAGGGATGCTTGACGCCAACCTTCAATTTGGTGATCTGAATATGCATTTTGATATCAGACCGAATGGAACGCTTTACGAATGGGTGAAGGAAGAGTATGAGCGACATAGCTATTCCATCGATAAATACCTGGTTTTACATGACAGCGGTGTCTCGATCCTACCGGCACCCCTCAGACCGGAATTTTTCGAAATGATCACCGAGACTCATATAGAGAAGGTGATCGAAGAAATGAAAATGATGTTTGATATTTTAATCATCGATATCCCTTCCTATTTATCAGAAGTTCATTTGAAGTGTCTGGAACGCTCAGAAGAATGCCTTTTATTGGTGACGAATGACCTTCCTGTATTGAAACGCAGCAAGCTTTACATTGAAGCCCTGGATTCCTTCCAGCTTAGGGAAAAGATAAAAATCATTCATTTACTCAGTAAGAAGAATAAGCAGGTTGATTCAACCAAAATGGAAAGAATTCTGGAAGCAGCCGTATTCTCAACATTGCCGATTCAAGAAGCAGTGATCTCTCAATCGGTTAACCTCGGGGTACCGGTCGTCCTTTCACATCCACGTAAACCGATCGGGAAGAGTTTTCTCACATTAGCGAAAAAGCTTAGCGAGCCGACTGCAACTTTAAAACAAGAGGTCCCGCCAAAAACGAAAAAAGGCGTCAAGCAATTAGTCCCTATGAAAGGAAGGGTGTAG
- a CDS encoding CpaF family protein → MAVFSKVAQNQNQNQNGKHHVEAKLRAPKTKEFWEMGSRLHHYIIEEVKKYPGLSEDEEKSKIKEWSEEFINEEGGRLTFEEKNQLIEAVEDELLGYGPITPLLEDSSVSEIMVNGPHQIYYEQHGKLIRSSFTFRDDQHVQRIIEKIVSPIGRRVDESSPMVDARLPNGSRVNAIIPPLSLKGPIVTIRKFSETPFLIEDLIQFETLNHDMAEFLKVCVLGRLNIFISGGTGSGKTSSLNVLSSFIPQDERIVTIEDAAELQLSQDHIISLESRPTNIEGRGEITIRDLVRNALRMRPDRIVVGEVRGTEALDMLQAMNTGHDGSLSTGHANSPRDMLARLETMVMMAGFDLPVRAIREQIANAIDVIVQQVRLKDGSRKITHITEVQGMEGETIVLQDLFHFKETGWSPDGKVQGRFVSTGIRPTFIEQLEGNGLTVSSSWFKGEW, encoded by the coding sequence ATGGCCGTCTTCAGCAAGGTTGCTCAAAATCAAAATCAAAACCAAAACGGTAAGCATCACGTTGAAGCCAAGCTGAGAGCTCCTAAAACAAAGGAGTTCTGGGAAATGGGATCCAGACTGCATCACTATATAATAGAAGAAGTGAAGAAATATCCCGGTCTGAGTGAGGACGAGGAAAAAAGTAAAATAAAAGAATGGAGTGAAGAATTTATAAATGAAGAAGGGGGGCGTTTGACCTTTGAAGAAAAAAATCAACTTATTGAAGCGGTGGAAGATGAGCTTCTTGGGTACGGGCCGATCACCCCTCTTTTGGAAGACTCCTCTGTTTCAGAGATTATGGTCAACGGGCCCCATCAAATCTACTACGAGCAACATGGAAAGCTGATTCGAAGCTCATTCACCTTCAGGGACGATCAGCATGTTCAGAGAATCATCGAAAAAATTGTTTCACCCATCGGCCGAAGGGTAGACGAGAGTTCTCCCATGGTGGATGCCAGGCTTCCAAATGGTTCCCGTGTTAATGCGATTATCCCTCCTCTTTCATTAAAAGGCCCGATCGTGACAATAAGGAAATTTTCCGAGACGCCTTTTTTAATAGAAGATTTAATCCAATTTGAGACATTGAATCATGATATGGCAGAATTTCTTAAAGTATGTGTATTGGGACGCTTGAATATCTTTATCAGTGGGGGGACAGGTTCAGGAAAAACATCTTCCCTGAATGTCCTTTCCTCGTTCATTCCTCAGGATGAGAGAATCGTGACCATTGAAGATGCAGCAGAACTGCAGCTCTCCCAAGACCATATTATCTCTCTTGAATCCAGACCCACCAATATTGAAGGAAGAGGGGAAATCACGATCCGGGATCTCGTCCGCAATGCGCTGAGGATGCGTCCCGATCGGATTGTGGTAGGAGAAGTGAGGGGGACAGAAGCACTTGATATGCTTCAAGCGATGAACACCGGCCATGATGGAAGCTTGAGTACGGGGCACGCCAACTCGCCACGTGATATGCTTGCCCGTCTGGAAACCATGGTCATGATGGCCGGGTTTGATTTGCCGGTGCGGGCAATCCGGGAACAGATTGCCAATGCCATCGATGTCATCGTCCAACAGGTACGTCTGAAGGATGGGTCAAGAAAAATCACCCATATTACAGAAGTGCAGGGGATGGAAGGAGAAACCATCGTTCTTCAAGACCTTTTTCATTTCAAGGAAACCGGTTGGTCCCCTGATGGGAAAGTACAGGGAAGGTTTGTCTCCACAGGGATTCGGCCAACATTCATCGAACAACTTGAAGGAAATGGCTTAACAGTATCCTCTTCCTGGTTCAAGGGGGAGTGGTAA
- a CDS encoding type II secretion system F family protein — translation MENGVWIFGVFILTTSIFYIVFSVVMKKRQVQKRIDRFFGPTSSRQSEKGEVKKDPTLERISSAIAKIFKGVQFSKKTKALILQAGSSIPPEQFLAYRLMSALSLSLLLFLLQLHWVLVLVGLIVGFLLPKLIMSRRRKKRLQALPLQLIDALGMMANSMRAGFSFMQVMQLVGKEMPSPIGPEFQRAVRDAGLGVPLEKVFEDMIFSLPNKELEVALEAIIAQRRSGGNLAELLETMEDTIRGRVRIMGELNTLTSQGKLSSLVITMLPIGLGFYLFVVDPEYFGPLIHEPMGIAMLVLAGFLVLLGWFAIQKILRIEV, via the coding sequence GTGGAAAACGGTGTTTGGATTTTTGGCGTATTCATACTGACAACCAGTATCTTCTATATTGTTTTTTCAGTGGTGATGAAAAAGAGACAGGTTCAAAAGCGCATTGATCGCTTTTTTGGCCCCACTTCCTCCCGGCAAAGTGAGAAAGGTGAGGTGAAGAAGGATCCAACTTTGGAGAGAATCAGTAGTGCGATTGCCAAGATATTCAAAGGTGTACAGTTTAGTAAGAAAACGAAGGCCCTTATCTTACAGGCAGGCAGTTCCATCCCGCCGGAACAATTCCTAGCGTATCGGTTGATGAGTGCCCTCTCCCTCTCTTTGCTGCTGTTCTTACTGCAGCTGCATTGGGTGCTTGTGCTGGTGGGACTGATTGTCGGTTTCCTCCTTCCAAAGCTGATCATGTCAAGGAGGAGGAAAAAACGACTACAAGCCTTGCCGTTACAGTTGATCGATGCTCTGGGAATGATGGCGAATTCCATGAGGGCTGGCTTCAGCTTCATGCAGGTGATGCAGCTTGTCGGAAAGGAAATGCCATCTCCCATCGGTCCTGAATTCCAACGGGCGGTCCGTGATGCAGGGCTTGGGGTCCCACTTGAGAAAGTGTTTGAGGATATGATTTTCAGCTTGCCTAATAAAGAATTGGAGGTTGCCCTCGAAGCCATCATTGCTCAAAGGAGGAGCGGGGGGAACTTGGCCGAACTACTGGAAACGATGGAGGATACCATCAGGGGGAGAGTGCGGATCATGGGGGAGCTGAATACATTGACTTCTCAAGGTAAGCTATCTTCCTTGGTCATCACCATGCTCCCGATCGGGCTGGGCTTCTATTTATTCGTTGTGGATCCCGAATATTTCGGTCCGCTCATCCACGAGCCAATGGGTATTGCCATGCTTGTACTGGCAGGCTTCCTCGTTTTGCTTGGCTGGTTCGCCATTCAGAAGATTCTTCGGATTGAGGTGTAG
- a CDS encoding type II secretion system F family protein, producing the protein MSIVFLLMTICSFTCLSAAVLLTINRKRIAVDHRIHHYFNHIHQVDSVEKANRKKRSQRPYSPLWNRGLQLISRKTSKAKQKKLDHLIRDAGYAGRLTALEFRLIQLLLSVGGGVTVFFLFAPIADNMMMTMLLAFGVFFLGIQYCTFYLSKKRTRRIAEINRAMPDFFDTVNLLIEAGLGLDAAILTVCQKKKGPLSEEFMFVLEDMKRGKSRREAFYELRMRVPSDSLQSTLTTMIQADYLGVGMSKVIRNLTIRIREQRREAAREQAMKAPVKMLFPMVFFIFPSIFIVSLGPLIVKILTEGLM; encoded by the coding sequence ATGAGTATTGTCTTTCTTTTAATGACCATCTGTTCCTTTACATGCTTATCAGCGGCCGTCCTCTTGACCATTAACCGCAAAAGGATTGCCGTTGATCACCGGATCCATCACTATTTTAACCATATTCACCAGGTGGACTCTGTTGAAAAGGCAAATAGGAAAAAGAGATCCCAGCGTCCTTATTCACCATTATGGAATCGTGGGCTGCAGCTGATCAGTAGAAAAACGAGCAAAGCGAAACAAAAGAAGCTCGATCATCTCATCCGCGATGCCGGTTACGCGGGCAGGTTGACAGCTTTGGAATTCCGGCTGATTCAACTGCTTCTAAGCGTTGGAGGGGGTGTGACTGTTTTCTTCCTCTTTGCTCCTATAGCAGATAATATGATGATGACGATGCTTCTGGCATTTGGCGTTTTCTTTCTTGGCATTCAATACTGCACATTCTACTTGAGTAAAAAAAGGACCAGGAGAATTGCCGAGATTAATAGGGCAATGCCTGATTTCTTCGATACGGTGAATCTATTGATCGAGGCCGGACTCGGATTGGATGCCGCTATTTTAACGGTTTGCCAAAAGAAGAAAGGGCCGCTTTCCGAGGAGTTCATGTTTGTTCTCGAAGATATGAAACGAGGAAAATCAAGAAGGGAAGCGTTCTATGAACTGAGGATGAGGGTACCCTCCGATTCCCTGCAAAGTACGTTGACCACCATGATCCAAGCAGACTATCTGGGAGTAGGGATGTCAAAGGTCATCCGAAACCTGACCATCCGCATCCGGGAGCAGAGAAGAGAAGCTGCCAGGGAGCAGGCCATGAAAGCCCCGGTCAAAATGCTTTTTCCCATGGTATTCTTCATTTTCCCTTCCATCTTCATCGTATCCCTGGGACCTCTCATCGTTAAAATCCTGACAGAAGGACTCATGTAA
- a CDS encoding cell wall-binding repeat-containing protein, whose translation MKKICTCLCVFLLVFSFSITPTLAAGSFDPSSVKKEIHSVSKQQSSKALGDSIPDGLKEKMKGLKKVEDMKLMGDIYEQEPNDAPHQADAINLDDIVFGTFWWEEDLDFYSLNMDETQDTYIYGATLTPLNDLGYLLFSPDGEAIYPDELLQEGSEKLLIYYSLPPGSYYLVATDLNMFGGDGVYGLTAFTGEETTDNVYRIYGNDRYETAIEISKAGWPDGSDTVVLARDTTFPDALAGAPFAYQEDAPILLNSKGSLNNKVKERIKELGAKKVVILGGEGAISGEVAKDLKKNGLDVQRIGGKTRYETAANIAKQLGDYKQAVIAYGGNFPDALSIAPYAASNGIPILLSPKQELASETKEALKPVSDTIIVGGKAVISEQVEKQLAKKNPTRISGKDRYETSVNIATQLQIPGDIITVATGENFADALTGSVLAAKYYEPIILVQKNKVPAPVRTYISDNRTWYYTVLGGEGAISEQVVQELSGL comes from the coding sequence ATGAAGAAAATCTGCACCTGCTTATGTGTGTTTCTACTTGTCTTCAGTTTCAGTATCACTCCAACCCTTGCTGCCGGTTCCTTTGATCCATCATCCGTCAAAAAAGAAATTCATTCTGTTTCAAAGCAACAATCATCCAAGGCACTCGGTGATTCCATTCCCGATGGTCTGAAGGAAAAGATGAAAGGATTGAAGAAGGTAGAAGATATGAAATTGATGGGGGATATATATGAACAGGAACCTAATGATGCCCCTCATCAGGCTGACGCGATCAATCTTGACGATATTGTATTCGGAACCTTCTGGTGGGAAGAAGACTTGGACTTTTATAGCTTGAATATGGATGAAACCCAAGATACGTATATTTACGGAGCCACATTGACGCCCCTCAATGACCTTGGATATTTGCTTTTTAGTCCGGATGGAGAGGCGATTTATCCGGATGAGTTGCTCCAAGAGGGAAGTGAAAAACTACTGATCTATTATTCATTACCGCCAGGTTCATATTATCTGGTAGCCACAGATCTAAACATGTTTGGTGGAGACGGAGTCTATGGTCTTACCGCTTTTACTGGTGAAGAAACCACAGATAATGTGTATCGGATATACGGAAACGACCGGTACGAAACTGCGATTGAAATCTCAAAGGCAGGATGGCCGGATGGTTCAGATACGGTTGTACTGGCAAGAGATACCACATTTCCTGACGCCTTGGCAGGTGCCCCCTTTGCTTATCAGGAAGATGCGCCGATCCTATTAAATTCAAAGGGTAGCTTAAATAATAAAGTGAAAGAACGAATAAAAGAATTAGGGGCTAAGAAAGTGGTCATTTTAGGAGGAGAGGGAGCAATATCCGGTGAAGTAGCCAAGGACCTGAAGAAAAACGGCTTGGACGTACAACGGATCGGAGGGAAAACAAGATATGAAACGGCAGCAAACATCGCGAAACAACTGGGCGATTATAAACAGGCCGTCATTGCCTATGGCGGTAACTTCCCGGATGCCTTATCCATCGCCCCGTATGCTGCATCCAATGGGATTCCGATCCTTTTGAGCCCTAAACAAGAATTAGCGAGTGAAACGAAGGAAGCCCTGAAGCCTGTTTCGGATACGATTATAGTGGGAGGGAAAGCAGTCATCTCAGAGCAGGTGGAAAAACAACTTGCCAAAAAGAACCCTACTCGCATTTCAGGTAAAGATCGTTACGAAACATCGGTCAACATCGCCACTCAGCTTCAAATTCCGGGGGATATCATTACGGTGGCAACAGGAGAGAATTTTGCAGATGCCCTAACAGGATCCGTGCTTGCTGCAAAATACTATGAGCCTATTATTCTGGTTCAGAAAAATAAAGTGCCAGCACCGGTAAGGACGTATATTTCAGATAATAGAACCTGGTATTACACCGTACTTGGTGGAGAAGGGGCTATTTCTGAACAAGTGGTGCAAGAGCTGAGCGGTTTGTAA
- a CDS encoding HAMP domain-containing sensor histidine kinase codes for MTSASTMLIQYLEDHSDEFLHNWRKSIVLSDNDIYKEEVLNNGVKMFQLVKRAIVKPLTEDEITTLANKTALERVNANVNISEFVYNVNIGKSIIIKWVSNSGIELRELQPLIEDINSLFDRFSYLAVRKYTEIKEQQLQEKELYIDQTHKERLTILGQMSSSFVHEFRNPLTSIIGFTKLLQNGYPDLPYLDIMQHELEQLNYRISQFLHVSRKDLIDSTREEIFLTSHLGETIEFLYPSLLDGDVSIEFKCEPDIKVLGNRDELRQVFLNLIMNSIDALQEVDGHRQINVACDVKDGRTNLVISNNGPRIKVETIEAIFEPFYTTKDLGTGIGLYICKKLIEKHGGYIYCHSDDKWTTFTIGIPVESNLVI; via the coding sequence ATGACTAGTGCTTCAACCATGCTGATACAATACCTGGAAGATCATTCGGACGAATTTCTACATAATTGGCGCAAAAGTATCGTACTTTCAGATAATGATATATATAAAGAAGAAGTATTGAACAATGGTGTGAAGATGTTTCAATTAGTGAAGCGTGCGATTGTGAAGCCCCTCACGGAAGATGAAATCACCACACTTGCCAACAAGACGGCTCTTGAACGGGTCAATGCCAACGTGAATATCAGCGAATTTGTATATAACGTAAATATAGGCAAGAGCATCATCATCAAATGGGTGAGTAATTCTGGAATTGAACTCAGGGAATTACAGCCCTTGATTGAAGATATCAATTCGCTATTTGACCGCTTTTCCTATCTTGCCGTCAGAAAATATACGGAGATCAAAGAGCAGCAGCTTCAAGAGAAGGAACTGTATATTGATCAGACCCACAAGGAGCGCTTGACGATTCTCGGTCAGATGAGTTCAAGCTTCGTTCATGAATTCCGGAATCCACTGACGTCCATTATCGGTTTCACCAAGCTCCTGCAGAACGGCTACCCGGATCTTCCTTACCTGGATATCATGCAGCATGAGCTCGAGCAATTAAATTACCGCATTTCTCAATTCCTTCACGTATCGAGAAAAGATCTGATCGATAGTACAAGGGAAGAAATCTTCCTGACCAGTCATTTGGGAGAGACCATCGAATTCCTGTATCCGAGTCTCCTGGATGGAGATGTTTCAATCGAATTCAAATGTGAGCCTGATATCAAGGTGCTCGGAAACCGTGATGAGTTAAGACAGGTATTCCTCAACCTCATCATGAACTCCATCGATGCCCTTCAAGAAGTGGACGGGCACAGGCAGATCAATGTCGCCTGTGATGTGAAAGATGGCCGAACGAATCTCGTCATCTCCAACAATGGCCCCCGGATCAAAGTAGAAACCATCGAAGCGATCTTTGAACCTTTTTACACGACGAAAGACCTCGGGACGGGGATCGGCCTTTATATTTGTAAAAAGCTGATTGAAAAGCATGGTGGTTACATATACTGTCATTCTGATGATAAGTGGACCACGTTTACGATTGGGATTCCTGTTGAATCCAATTTGGTCATATGA
- a CDS encoding prepilin-type N-terminal cleavage/methylation domain-containing protein — MVQNEKGVTLLEVLLSITILSIILLSITNFFPQMGMMNEHNRAKSQGVNEAKEVLVKLKASKEVREFLIDPTPINRPVEYKSEDNTYFYFNTSEQDFDIHIKIKKKSDLNSTPSKAHLVEIKLQKDHRTVSETYGYISIDE, encoded by the coding sequence ATGGTACAAAATGAAAAAGGGGTAACATTACTTGAAGTGCTCTTATCCATAACGATATTATCCATTATTCTACTGTCCATCACAAATTTCTTTCCTCAAATGGGGATGATGAATGAGCACAATAGAGCGAAATCACAAGGTGTGAATGAAGCCAAAGAGGTATTGGTAAAGTTGAAAGCTTCCAAAGAAGTACGTGAATTCCTTATAGATCCCACACCAATCAATCGACCGGTGGAATATAAAAGTGAAGACAATACCTATTTCTATTTTAATACTTCGGAACAAGATTTTGATATACATATAAAAATTAAAAAGAAATCTGACTTGAATTCGACTCCATCTAAAGCCCATTTGGTTGAGATTAAGTTACAGAAAGATCATCGTACGGTGAGTGAAACCTACGGATACATCTCTATCGATGAATAA
- a CDS encoding prepilin-type N-terminal cleavage/methylation domain-containing protein, protein MNERGVTLIEVLATITILSIIGVVIWNVFFQGLTYSDKAVTQNTMQQESNYISLKLTRIHQTSKEYELTSSDCMIKVEYVTKNKGTLEETFKEPGLCVSTSFSGSIDPNKEDLSLTISIRDKERAANKFDLKTVFYRLKENGIE, encoded by the coding sequence TTGAATGAACGTGGAGTGACTTTAATTGAAGTTCTGGCCACCATTACCATATTATCGATTATCGGTGTAGTGATCTGGAATGTTTTTTTTCAAGGTCTTACTTATTCAGATAAGGCAGTTACTCAGAATACAATGCAGCAAGAGTCTAACTATATTAGCTTGAAGCTTACAAGGATCCATCAAACCTCTAAAGAGTATGAACTTACTAGTTCAGACTGTATGATCAAGGTGGAGTACGTTACCAAAAACAAAGGGACATTGGAAGAAACGTTTAAAGAGCCGGGTTTATGTGTGTCAACAAGCTTCTCAGGAAGTATTGATCCAAATAAAGAGGACCTGTCCCTGACCATTTCGATCCGTGATAAAGAGAGAGCTGCCAATAAGTTTGATTTGAAAACGGTATTCTACAGGTTGAAGGAGAATGGGATAGAATGA
- a CDS encoding EAL domain-containing protein gives MLIEACKQLKIWIQDGHEFKISVNVSSRQFHDATFVDMVRDVLNTYDVPPSLIELEVTESTTMHHVEEALAKLTALREIGVSIAIDDFGIEYSSLSYLQKFSIQTLKIDRSFIMGLDDHESNKAIVSAIHAMAKHLNLTIVAEGVETESQLSWLKELQCEYAQGYYFSRPVPAGELMDYITARETPSAVG, from the coding sequence ATTCTGATTGAAGCATGCAAGCAGCTGAAAATCTGGATTCAGGACGGGCATGAGTTCAAGATTTCAGTCAATGTCTCTTCCCGTCAATTCCACGATGCTACATTTGTCGACATGGTCAGGGATGTTCTGAATACTTACGACGTCCCCCCTTCCCTCATCGAACTCGAGGTCACGGAAAGCACGACGATGCATCATGTGGAAGAAGCCCTGGCAAAACTGACGGCCCTGCGGGAAATCGGCGTATCCATCGCCATCGATGATTTCGGCATTGAATACAGCTCGTTAAGCTATCTGCAGAAATTCTCGATTCAAACGTTGAAGATCGATCGGAGCTTCATCATGGGACTGGATGATCATGAGTCCAATAAAGCAATCGTATCTGCGATTCATGCCATGGCCAAGCATTTGAATCTGACCATCGTGGCAGAAGGGGTAGAAACAGAATCCCAGCTGTCATGGTTGAAGGAACTGCAGTGTGAGTATGCTCAAGGGTATTACTTTAGCAGGCCTGTACCGGCTGGGGAGCTGATGGATTATATCACGGCGCGGGAAACCCCTTCTGCTGTCGGGTGA